From the genome of Anaerolineae bacterium, one region includes:
- a CDS encoding PxxKW family cysteine-rich protein, whose product MVCTTLKKGAECAFMTKKGCSYNGGICHKIVDQCNGCNRGAEFLSGWYCTACPDPSLKWRNGACNFASHLSAAPAAKKTKINPLKASKRGNR is encoded by the coding sequence ATGGTTTGTACAACGCTCAAGAAGGGTGCAGAGTGTGCTTTTATGACAAAAAAAGGCTGCTCTTACAATGGCGGGATTTGCCATAAGATCGTGGACCAGTGCAATGGCTGCAATCGCGGCGCTGAGTTTTTATCCGGCTGGTACTGCACTGCATGTCCTGATCCTTCATTAAAATGGAGAAATGGGGCCTGCAACTTTGCCTCTCATCTTTCCGCAGCTCCTGCTGCGAAAAAAACAAAGATAAATCCACTCAAGGCATCCAAGAGAGGGAACAGGTAA
- a CDS encoding TPM domain-containing protein, with amino-acid sequence MKLKYNLITFLSILCLFFLTGSFSQAVSIPETPGNYVVDLAGIIDNSIEAKLNQYLKELEQKTTAQLAILTVNSLEGESIEDFSITIAHSKWKLGQKGKDNGLLLVVSLKDRKYRIEVGYGLEGVIPDSLVGSIDRDYLVPFFRKGDYSNGIFAASTVLANVIAEESGVKITGMPELRRAVSQTGKNQSPGIFGSMILLFFVVIMVILFIKNPRLFLMLLLLSSMGGRRGSWGGGGGGGFGGGGGGFGGGGASGGW; translated from the coding sequence ATGAAATTAAAGTATAATCTAATAACTTTTCTTTCAATCCTGTGCCTGTTTTTCCTGACGGGTTCCTTTTCACAGGCTGTAAGCATACCTGAAACCCCAGGCAATTATGTTGTTGATCTTGCGGGCATCATCGATAACTCTATTGAGGCCAAACTCAATCAATATCTAAAAGAGCTCGAACAAAAAACAACTGCGCAGCTTGCCATTCTTACCGTCAATAGCCTTGAAGGAGAATCGATTGAAGATTTTTCAATAACAATAGCACACAGTAAGTGGAAACTCGGCCAAAAAGGAAAAGATAACGGTCTGTTGCTGGTGGTGTCTCTCAAGGACAGAAAATATAGAATTGAAGTCGGTTACGGCCTCGAAGGCGTAATCCCAGACAGCCTTGTCGGAAGCATCGACCGCGATTATCTTGTGCCTTTTTTTAGAAAAGGGGACTATTCAAACGGCATTTTTGCCGCATCTACAGTGCTGGCTAATGTAATTGCCGAAGAGTCCGGGGTAAAAATAACCGGAATGCCGGAATTGAGACGCGCGGTTTCCCAGACAGGGAAAAATCAATCCCCCGGTATTTTTGGCAGTATGATTTTGCTGTTTTTTGTTGTAATTATGGTTATCCTGTTTATAAAAAATCCAAGACTCTTCCTTATGCTTCTTCTCCTGTCATCAATGGGCGGAAGGCGTGGCTCTTGGGGCGGCGGAGGCGGCGGCGGTTTCGGCGGAGGCGGCGGCGGTTTCGGCGGAGGTGGCGCTTCCGGCGGCTGGTAG
- a CDS encoding LemA family protein codes for MSKSLKTILIITGVVLLVGILVTGKLVSGYNAVVAMDENVKGKWAQVENQLKRRYDLIPNLIETVKGYAKHEKELFENIAEARTKYFQAKTVKDKVESANRLEGVLSKLLFLQERYPVLKANQSFLKLQDSLEGTENRIAVERKRYNDAVQILNTYIRTFFGRFYAAIADVSKAEYYEIPEAEKAVPTVKF; via the coding sequence ATGTCAAAATCATTAAAAACCATTCTTATAATTACAGGTGTTGTTTTACTTGTCGGTATCCTTGTAACAGGAAAGCTTGTCAGTGGTTACAATGCAGTCGTTGCCATGGATGAAAATGTCAAAGGAAAGTGGGCTCAGGTTGAAAACCAGCTCAAGCGAAGATATGACCTTATTCCGAATCTGATTGAAACAGTTAAGGGTTATGCAAAACACGAAAAAGAGCTGTTTGAAAATATTGCGGAGGCCAGAACAAAATACTTCCAGGCAAAAACCGTAAAAGACAAAGTCGAAAGCGCAAACCGTCTTGAAGGCGTACTCTCAAAACTTCTTTTTCTTCAGGAGAGATACCCGGTACTTAAAGCAAACCAGTCGTTTCTGAAGCTTCAGGATAGCCTGGAAGGAACTGAAAATAGAATTGCGGTTGAACGTAAAAGATATAATGATGCAGTTCAGATTTTAAACACATATATCCGGACATTTTTTGGAAGGTTCTATGCTGCAATTGCCGATGTCTCTAAGGCCGAATACTATGAAATTCCAGAAGCAGAAAAAGCAGTGCCAACAGTAAAATTCTAA
- a CDS encoding MFS transporter, protein MEKHSVVSSIIERMKRQMLKHRNLKKCADSMADMVNNSQEQAPILPRQPDKWLVFSLVAVGVFMSTLDSSIVNIALPVIMDDFQVSLSVIEWVPVIYLLTISSLLLTFGRLSDIEGKKLVYCLGFIFFSLGSLLCGLAASAEWLIAARSFQGVGAAMIMACSPALVVDTFPVKERGRALGMVGTVVAAGLTTGPALGGLILEHFSWPVIFFINIPIGAAATIAASIILKQVGENRSKEPHDCTGAVLLVVCLGSLLTGLTHIYDWGSLSSGTVICFTVFIATGLLLVRIETRTTYPIFDPSLLKIRLFSLPVLSAIIMFDSLFTMTFLMPFYLVHPMGFPMDRVGGVLMIPFLFLFFVSPISGALSDRIGSRLLCTLGMAAMSASLFMLSCLSSSATIMDIAWRLALAGIAIGIFISPNSAVAMSAVPAHRRGIASGSVATARNLGMVIGVALSGLIFNSVFRSLSGGLDLKVYRPEMEPCFMAAFQTAMRVGAGVAAIGVVVAYLRGNERKQE, encoded by the coding sequence ATGGAAAAACATAGCGTTGTAAGCAGCATCATAGAAAGAATGAAGAGGCAGATGCTGAAGCATAGAAACTTAAAGAAATGTGCGGACAGTATGGCTGACATGGTTAACAATAGCCAAGAGCAGGCTCCGATTCTTCCCAGGCAGCCTGACAAATGGCTGGTTTTTTCATTGGTGGCTGTAGGTGTGTTCATGTCCACACTGGACAGCAGCATTGTCAATATTGCCCTGCCGGTGATCATGGATGATTTTCAGGTCTCTTTATCCGTCATCGAGTGGGTTCCGGTGATTTACCTGCTGACTATTTCTTCTCTCCTTTTGACCTTCGGGCGTCTGAGCGACATAGAGGGGAAAAAGCTTGTCTACTGTCTGGGCTTCATCTTTTTTTCATTGGGATCTTTATTGTGCGGTCTGGCTGCCAGTGCTGAATGGCTGATTGCCGCCCGCTCTTTTCAGGGTGTCGGAGCTGCGATGATCATGGCATGCTCGCCGGCATTGGTGGTTGACACTTTCCCTGTAAAGGAAAGGGGCAGGGCACTCGGCATGGTGGGCACGGTGGTGGCCGCAGGGCTGACCACCGGCCCGGCCCTTGGAGGATTGATTCTCGAACATTTTTCGTGGCCTGTCATTTTTTTCATTAATATTCCCATTGGTGCGGCAGCGACGATCGCCGCTTCAATTATATTAAAACAGGTTGGGGAGAATCGATCAAAGGAACCGCATGACTGCACAGGGGCTGTCCTGCTGGTCGTGTGCCTCGGCTCGCTTTTGACAGGACTGACCCATATTTACGACTGGGGCTCCCTGTCATCCGGGACCGTCATCTGTTTTACCGTGTTTATCGCTACCGGTCTATTACTGGTCAGGATCGAAACCCGCACCACCTATCCTATTTTTGATCCATCACTCTTGAAAATCCGCCTGTTCTCGCTGCCGGTTCTATCAGCAATCATTATGTTTGACAGCCTTTTTACAATGACTTTTCTCATGCCGTTTTATCTGGTCCACCCCATGGGATTTCCCATGGACCGTGTCGGCGGTGTGTTGATGATTCCGTTTCTTTTTCTTTTTTTTGTGTCCCCGATCTCAGGAGCCCTATCAGACAGGATCGGCTCCCGGCTGCTTTGCACCCTGGGAATGGCGGCGATGAGTGCAAGTCTTTTCATGCTGTCTTGTCTCTCATCTTCCGCTACAATAATGGATATTGCCTGGCGTCTGGCCCTTGCCGGCATCGCCATCGGCATTTTTATTTCTCCCAACAGTGCCGTGGCCATGAGCGCAGTGCCGGCCCACAGAAGAGGCATTGCCTCGGGCAGTGTCGCCACGGCGCGCAATCTGGGTATGGTCATCGGGGTGGCGCTTTCCGGGCTGATTTTTAACAGTGTTTTTCGCAGCCTCAGCGGAGGGCTCGATTTGAAGGTCTATCGACCTGAGATGGAACCCTGTTTTATGGCGGCTTTTCAAACCGCCATGCGTGTCGGCGCCGGGGTGGCCGCTATCGGGGTTGTGGTGGCGTATTTGAGGGGAAATGAGCGGAAACAGGAATAG
- the fliD gene encoding flagellar filament capping protein FliD, giving the protein MQITGSYSNYLTMTNLLAPMGVKGSGDLVMQVFVSAVGNLQDKIDAQIFTKDSQAALNQIYSDVSDLTAKAKKLTLDDYNSVFNDRTASSSNAGVLTATAINAFSANSGATEATYDISVAQIAQAQENKGLALDKDTSSVVDVGTDTFNVNIEGQDHELSVTVAEGDTNEEALQKIAFSINESNIGVSAKVIDGSEEGTRKLTLTSNNTGAGNSFTISDISGTAIAKTGAANVSSTARNAEYSVNGIGNTSTSNTIYLDEGMVTANLKGEGESILKISPDEDNVKNAITDLVSELNSFIDNLGKNSNYIKDEVLSSVNSFIKDNKTGLESIGITQGENGNLEIDDDQLSEAADQDKDNIKNLFGGLDGLAVQVNSYASGISTDSPLNYAKEAENISKEFADYIYGASAGMLQQALTGSLLNTFA; this is encoded by the coding sequence ATGCAAATAACCGGTTCCTATAGCAATTATCTGACAATGACCAATCTTTTAGCGCCTATGGGTGTGAAAGGTTCCGGTGATTTGGTAATGCAGGTCTTTGTATCAGCCGTAGGAAATCTCCAGGACAAAATCGACGCGCAAATATTCACCAAAGATTCACAGGCAGCTCTCAATCAAATTTACAGTGATGTATCGGATCTGACTGCTAAAGCAAAAAAATTAACACTCGATGATTATAATTCTGTTTTCAATGACCGTACAGCTTCTTCTTCGAATGCAGGTGTGCTTACGGCCACGGCCATAAACGCCTTTTCCGCTAATTCAGGGGCAACCGAAGCCACTTATGACATTTCGGTTGCACAGATCGCTCAGGCTCAGGAAAATAAAGGTTTGGCACTGGATAAAGATACTTCCAGCGTCGTTGATGTTGGAACCGATACATTTAATGTCAATATAGAAGGTCAGGACCACGAACTCAGCGTTACTGTGGCAGAAGGTGATACCAATGAAGAAGCGCTGCAAAAAATAGCCTTTTCCATCAATGAGTCGAATATAGGAGTCAGCGCCAAAGTCATTGACGGCAGTGAAGAAGGAACCAGAAAATTAACCCTGACATCCAATAATACCGGAGCGGGAAACTCTTTCACAATTTCTGATATATCAGGAACCGCAATAGCTAAGACAGGTGCGGCTAACGTGTCCAGTACAGCCCGGAATGCTGAATACAGCGTTAATGGAATCGGCAATACCTCTACCTCCAACACTATTTATCTTGATGAAGGCATGGTTACGGCCAATCTGAAAGGGGAAGGCGAATCGATTTTAAAAATCTCCCCTGATGAAGATAATGTCAAAAATGCCATAACTGATCTTGTATCCGAGTTGAATTCGTTTATTGATAATCTGGGGAAAAATAGTAATTACATAAAGGATGAGGTTCTTTCATCTGTTAATTCTTTTATCAAGGACAATAAAACCGGCCTGGAATCTATTGGTATCACTCAGGGGGAAAACGGAAATCTTGAGATAGATGACGATCAGTTATCCGAGGCAGCAGACCAGGATAAGGACAATATTAAAAATCTGTTTGGTGGTCTTGACGGTTTGGCCGTGCAGGTTAACAGCTATGCCTCCGGCATATCGACCGACTCCCCTCTCAATTATGCCAAAGAAGCCGAAAACATAAGCAAGGAGTTTGCCGATTATATCTATGGCGCTTCAGCAGGAATGTTGCAGCAGGCGCTGACAGGTTCTTTACTGAATACCTTTGCATAA
- a CDS encoding PEP/pyruvate-binding domain-containing protein: MFKLFDLFKKSKISDRISPDESIFKRKYEYFRRLLISNNRALEIITDLEHVFYRDKPFTMAYVLVQSEILIGEVFSIVEDLNALSGGEYPRLFDAVEKIGANILKDLEQKKKLDKTNLVIPLVMLSRENIAEVGGKAANLGEVYNRVGLPVPQGFAVTAYACQHFLDHNDLSKLIDSKLRGLDVNDTETLMKVSAEIQSIILNCELPADLERGLHEAALELKNKSGSDIRLAVRSSATSEDSEASFAGQHSTVLNVTEKNLVHAYKEVVSSTFNPRALFYRRRKGYMDQDVIMSVACIIMVDAQASGVMYTIDPNDSRHAVVMISAVWGLGISAVDGSTDTDFYQVNKQNGLIEKSEIATKGTVCKIDVEGGTKDEAVSDDLKDKACLEPEQIKALFDYGLKLESHYGAALDIEWAIDKQNRLYILQARPLKKSLKFIPAETPTTSPDAFEKELADHAVLIKGGASASEGTASGLAYVLKSDHNLHDIPKGAILIAHQTSPRYVPVMGRISAIVTDVGSVAGHMASVAREFQIPTLVGTQNATSLIEHSDEITVDATNRIVYKGRVEKLLKEKKAINPMKGSPTYKAAQVALKKIAPLNLLDPKQDNFNPDSCQTIHDIIRFAHEMSMRKMFWISDDIKSKENIAVRLYTSLPLSIYVIDLGGGLSIDNKAIEAQKEDVISVPFKALLNGMTHKGIEWSGDIGINWRGFTSIVAESVFRDPLKEGRMGGPNYAVISNEYLNFNSRLGYHFATIDTYCGPVVNDNYITFYFKGGAADIGRRSRRATLITLILKKLLFKVEQKGDMVRGELKKFDQALIEEKLDMIGRLLGSVRLLDMVLSDDGQLEWYEKEFFKENYTFAAGG, from the coding sequence ATGTTCAAATTATTTGATCTGTTCAAAAAGAGTAAGATCAGTGACCGCATTTCGCCCGACGAAAGCATATTTAAACGAAAGTATGAATATTTTAGAAGACTACTGATTTCAAACAATCGGGCTCTTGAAATAATCACCGATCTTGAGCATGTCTTTTACAGGGACAAGCCTTTTACCATGGCCTATGTGCTTGTCCAGTCTGAAATATTAATAGGCGAGGTTTTCAGTATTGTAGAAGACCTTAATGCACTGTCAGGGGGAGAATATCCCCGGCTTTTTGATGCTGTTGAAAAAATAGGCGCTAACATCCTTAAAGATTTAGAGCAAAAGAAAAAACTTGATAAAACAAACCTGGTTATTCCACTCGTAATGTTAAGCCGGGAGAACATAGCTGAAGTCGGAGGCAAGGCAGCCAATTTAGGCGAAGTATATAACAGAGTCGGCCTTCCAGTGCCGCAGGGTTTTGCGGTGACAGCTTATGCTTGCCAGCACTTTCTCGATCATAACGATCTTTCAAAATTGATAGACAGCAAATTAAGGGGACTGGATGTCAATGATACTGAAACACTTATGAAGGTCAGCGCAGAAATACAATCCATTATATTGAACTGCGAACTGCCGGCTGACCTGGAAAGAGGGCTGCATGAAGCAGCCCTTGAATTGAAAAATAAATCAGGATCAGATATCAGGCTTGCTGTCAGAAGCAGCGCAACCAGTGAAGATTCTGAGGCCAGTTTTGCCGGCCAGCACTCCACAGTTTTAAACGTAACCGAAAAAAATCTCGTCCATGCTTACAAAGAAGTTGTGTCAAGCACCTTTAACCCAAGGGCTCTTTTCTACCGCCGAAGAAAGGGCTACATGGATCAGGATGTAATAATGAGCGTTGCCTGTATAATAATGGTAGATGCGCAGGCCAGCGGGGTCATGTACACTATTGACCCGAATGACAGCCGCCATGCAGTCGTTATGATCAGTGCCGTATGGGGATTAGGGATCAGCGCAGTGGATGGCTCAACTGACACCGACTTTTACCAGGTAAACAAACAGAATGGACTGATTGAAAAATCAGAAATCGCCACAAAAGGAACCGTTTGCAAAATCGATGTAGAAGGGGGAACAAAGGATGAAGCTGTATCCGATGACTTGAAGGACAAGGCGTGTCTTGAGCCTGAACAGATAAAGGCTCTATTTGACTATGGTTTAAAACTGGAAAGTCACTATGGTGCTGCTCTGGACATCGAGTGGGCCATAGACAAGCAAAACAGGCTTTACATATTACAGGCACGGCCCTTGAAGAAGTCATTAAAGTTTATTCCTGCGGAAACGCCTACAACATCTCCAGATGCCTTTGAAAAGGAGCTTGCTGATCACGCTGTCCTGATTAAAGGCGGCGCTTCAGCTTCAGAGGGGACCGCCTCGGGTCTTGCCTATGTTTTGAAATCAGATCACAATCTTCATGATATACCCAAGGGCGCCATTTTGATAGCCCATCAAACATCACCCCGCTATGTTCCTGTAATGGGACGTATCAGCGCAATCGTTACCGATGTGGGAAGTGTTGCAGGGCACATGGCTTCTGTGGCCAGAGAATTTCAAATCCCAACTCTCGTAGGGACACAAAATGCCACCTCTTTAATTGAACATAGCGATGAGATTACAGTAGACGCTACCAACAGGATTGTTTATAAGGGCCGCGTGGAAAAGCTTTTAAAGGAAAAAAAAGCTATAAATCCAATGAAGGGAAGCCCTACATACAAGGCCGCGCAGGTTGCCCTGAAAAAGATTGCGCCCTTAAATCTTTTAGACCCCAAACAGGATAATTTTAATCCGGATTCCTGTCAGACAATTCACGACATAATCCGTTTTGCGCATGAGATGTCAATGCGTAAAATGTTCTGGATCAGCGATGATATTAAATCTAAAGAAAATATCGCTGTCCGGCTTTATACCTCTCTACCGCTAAGCATTTACGTAATTGACCTGGGGGGCGGCCTTTCGATTGATAATAAAGCGATCGAGGCGCAAAAAGAAGATGTAATTTCCGTGCCCTTCAAAGCATTGCTAAATGGAATGACTCACAAAGGCATAGAGTGGTCCGGCGATATAGGAATAAACTGGCGGGGGTTTACTTCTATTGTTGCAGAATCTGTTTTTCGGGATCCATTAAAAGAAGGCCGCATGGGAGGACCAAATTATGCTGTTATTTCAAATGAATACCTAAATTTCAATTCACGTCTGGGATATCACTTCGCAACAATCGATACATATTGCGGACCTGTAGTAAATGATAACTACATCACCTTCTATTTTAAAGGAGGAGCTGCCGACATAGGCAGGAGGTCCAGAAGGGCAACTCTCATTACATTAATTCTCAAAAAGCTGTTGTTCAAGGTAGAGCAAAAAGGGGATATGGTAAGAGGCGAATTAAAAAAGTTTGATCAGGCTCTTATTGAGGAAAAACTGGACATGATAGGCAGGTTGCTCGGATCTGTCCGCCTTCTGGACATGGTGCTTTCTGATGACGGCCAACTTGAATGGTATGAGAAAGAGTTTTTTAAAGAAAATTATACTTTCGCTGCCGGCGGTTAA
- a CDS encoding KamA family radical SAM protein has product MQSSLSLDVKQSQDMEDKDDEPPSGYFPLIENAYPPSVSSFINLSTALISSIISKKTKSKILPVTSSFRKFFFPTISIKKWNDWHWQISNRICSLEQLKRFIKVSPEEESIFKQLNSRLPVSITPYYMSLLSPDKPEHPLRRTVVPTIHELFKSPEEKDDPLGEEHQSPVPGLVHRYPDRVLFLILDFCSTYCRYCTRSRVVGQGSILPARSRLEKAIEYIKKNPSIRDVLISGGDPLTLSDNRLEWLLIRLREIPHVEIIRIGTKVPAVLPQRITPNLVKMLRKYHPLWMSLHFTHPEECTPEAYRACNMLANAGIPLGSQTVLLKGINDDVPTMKNLMHHLLKMRVRPYYLYQCDLITGSSHFRTSIDKGLEIIQGLRGHTSGYAIPHYVIDAPGGGGKIPLTPDYLMRREGHDLLLKNYEDRIFRYADTVSCC; this is encoded by the coding sequence ATGCAATCATCGTTAAGTTTAGATGTTAAGCAAAGCCAGGATATGGAAGATAAGGATGACGAACCACCAAGTGGTTATTTCCCTCTCATCGAAAATGCTTATCCCCCATCGGTTAGTTCTTTTATTAATCTATCAACTGCTTTAATTTCTTCAATTATCTCTAAAAAAACCAAATCAAAAATACTCCCGGTTACCTCCAGTTTTAGAAAATTTTTTTTTCCAACAATTTCAATAAAGAAATGGAATGATTGGCATTGGCAAATCAGCAACAGGATTTGCAGTTTAGAGCAATTAAAACGTTTTATTAAAGTTTCTCCAGAAGAAGAAAGCATTTTTAAACAACTTAATTCAAGATTACCGGTCAGCATTACACCGTATTACATGAGTCTTTTGTCACCAGATAAACCAGAACACCCGTTACGTCGAACAGTAGTTCCAACAATACATGAACTTTTTAAATCGCCTGAAGAGAAAGATGACCCGCTGGGAGAAGAACATCAAAGCCCTGTACCCGGACTCGTTCATCGTTATCCTGATCGGGTGCTTTTTCTAATTCTTGATTTTTGTTCTACTTACTGTCGCTATTGCACACGTTCTCGTGTCGTCGGCCAAGGATCAATTCTTCCTGCACGATCTCGTTTGGAAAAGGCAATTGAATACATAAAGAAAAATCCTTCAATTCGTGATGTTCTTATTTCAGGGGGGGATCCGCTTACCTTGAGCGATAACAGACTGGAATGGCTTCTTATACGTTTAAGAGAAATCCCGCATGTTGAAATCATACGTATTGGAACCAAGGTTCCGGCGGTATTACCCCAGAGAATTACACCTAACCTGGTAAAAATGTTACGAAAATACCATCCATTGTGGATGAGCTTGCATTTTACTCATCCTGAAGAATGTACCCCGGAAGCATATCGTGCCTGCAATATGCTTGCTAATGCCGGCATTCCTTTGGGTTCTCAAACAGTGCTGCTCAAAGGCATCAATGATGATGTGCCAACAATGAAAAACCTTATGCATCACCTCCTTAAAATGCGAGTAAGGCCTTACTATCTTTATCAGTGTGATCTTATCACAGGCTCAAGTCATTTTAGAACATCTATTGATAAAGGTTTGGAAATCATTCAAGGGTTAAGAGGACATACTAGCGGATATGCCATTCCACATTATGTTATAGATGCTCCTGGTGGTGGTGGTAAAATACCGTTAACGCCTGATTACCTTATGAGAAGAGAAGGACACGATTTATTACTCAAAAACTATGAAGACCGGATTTTCCGATATGCTGATACAGTAAGTTGTTGTTAG
- a CDS encoding D-alanine--D-alanine ligase, which produces MNIGLTYDLRSDYLALGYTEEETAEFDHDDTITAIESALQVLGYKTERIGNARKLTEYLVKGKRWPLVFNIAEGLNGIAREAQVPAILDLYDIRYTFSDPLIMSLALHKGITKKVVCYSGFSTPDFYLVEDKADALKISFDPPFFVKPVAEGTGKGITQNSVVWERENLQSICKELLYQYHQPVLVEKYLSGREFTVGIVGTGKNAKVLGTLEVLLLDGAEKNVYSYFNKEHYEKFVEYHLVFPENDNAVQEAENLALKIWRVLGCRDGGRVDLRCDEHGKPFFLEVNPLPGLHPERSDLPILCYKLGISYVELINQIVTSAISRVPVKKAW; this is translated from the coding sequence ATGAATATTGGATTAACTTACGATTTGCGTTCAGATTATTTGGCTTTAGGATACACTGAAGAAGAAACTGCCGAATTTGACCATGACGATACAATTACAGCAATTGAAAGCGCCTTGCAAGTTCTCGGTTATAAAACCGAACGCATAGGAAATGCACGAAAGCTAACCGAGTATCTTGTAAAAGGAAAAAGATGGCCGCTTGTATTTAACATTGCAGAAGGATTAAATGGTATTGCACGTGAAGCTCAAGTGCCTGCTATTCTTGATCTTTATGATATTCGTTATACCTTTTCCGATCCTTTAATAATGAGTCTTGCGCTTCACAAGGGAATAACAAAAAAGGTGGTTTGCTACAGTGGTTTTTCGACACCGGATTTCTATCTTGTTGAGGACAAGGCCGATGCTTTAAAAATTTCTTTTGATCCTCCTTTTTTTGTAAAACCGGTTGCAGAAGGAACTGGAAAAGGAATTACTCAAAATTCCGTTGTCTGGGAACGAGAAAATCTTCAAAGCATATGTAAAGAACTTCTTTATCAATATCATCAACCTGTGCTTGTAGAAAAATATCTTTCCGGGCGCGAATTTACAGTCGGCATTGTTGGTACCGGCAAAAACGCGAAAGTACTTGGAACACTTGAAGTTTTACTGCTTGATGGTGCTGAAAAAAATGTTTACTCATATTTTAATAAGGAACATTATGAAAAATTTGTGGAATATCATCTTGTTTTTCCGGAAAATGACAACGCAGTCCAGGAAGCTGAAAATTTGGCGCTTAAAATATGGCGGGTTTTAGGATGCAGAGATGGTGGCAGAGTGGATTTGCGCTGTGATGAACATGGGAAACCGTTTTTTTTGGAAGTAAATCCACTTCCAGGCCTACATCCTGAGCGTTCTGATTTGCCCATTCTTTGTTATAAACTTGGCATTTCTTATGTTGAGTTAATTAATCAAATTGTCACTTCTGCTATTAGTCGGGTTCCTGTGAAAAAGGCATGGTAA